From Rutidosis leptorrhynchoides isolate AG116_Rl617_1_P2 chromosome 3, CSIRO_AGI_Rlap_v1, whole genome shotgun sequence, a single genomic window includes:
- the LOC139900577 gene encoding F-box/FBD/LRR-repeat protein At1g13570-like, whose translation METQTLSLDIISSLPENIIETILSLMPIRDALRTSILSKRWRHCWMTMPKLVFDDNLVQEFFVGGRLVKYKLVNAIFHVLLMHSGPMILEFILSINKLGMVAEFDHIILYISRKFNVEGLRISTSGSFYKLPTSFFSLKGLDVLPLSGCYFEPPMQVDYEEEYVEENSFNFVKLFQCVPLVSTLALSKNYMKFFSSGGIPSKLSTLLHLTYVCLDVCLREQDVISFVLCIIRSSPNLERIFFQMDDNEKLPIQESCLQFADLQDDLSLTLDHLKSFEIVGLSTMEFGMEFVKLIMARSTVLKIARIELNDDVSVDKELKILRDMIRFPFPRASPSAQLIIERPETTSRRLRFWRY comes from the exons ATGGAAACTCAAACACTAAGTTTGGATATAATCAGCTCCCTTCCTGAAAACATAATTGAAACAATTTTAAGTCTTATGCCAATCCGAGATGCATTGAGAACCAGCATTTTGTCTAAGAGATGGAGGCATTGTTGGATGACTATGCCCAAACTTGTATTTGATGATAACTTGGTTCAAGAGTTTTTTGTTGGCGGACGTTTGGTGAAATATAAGCTTGTCAATGCGATCTTCCATGTTTTGTTAATGCATAGTGGTCCGATGATACTTGAGTTCATTCTTTCTATCAACAAATTGGGCATGGTAGCCGAGTTTGACCATATCATACTTTATATTTCAAGGAAATTTAATGTGGAAGGGTTGAGGATTTCCACTTCTGGCTCTTTCTACAAACTACCCACTTCGTTCTTTTCATTGAAAGGACTAGATGTTTTACCGCTATCGGGTTGTTATTTTGAACCTCCA ATGCAGGTCGATTATGAAGAAGAATATGTAGAGGAAAACTCCTTTAATTTTGTGAAGCTTTTCCAGTGTGTGCCTTTAGTTAGTACTTTAGCTCTCTCAAAGAATTACATGAAG TTCTTTTCTTCGGGTGGTATACCAAGTAAGCTTTCGACTTTGCTTCACCTCACCTATGTTTGTTTGGATGTGTGCCTAAGGGAACAAGATGTCATTTCATTTGTCCTTTGCATAATCAGGAGCTCCCCAAATCTAGAACGAATTTTTTTCCAG ATGGATGATAATGAAAAGTTGCCGATTCAAGAAAGTTGTTTGCAGTTTGCTGATCTCCAAGACGACTTGAGTTTGACCTTAGATCATCTTAAGAGTTTTGAAATCGTAGGTTTAAGTACTATGGAGTTTGGAATGGAATTTGTGAAACTGATCATGGCTAGGTCGACTGTACTGAAGATTGCACGAATTGAGCTTAATGACGATGTTTCTGTGGACAAAGAACTGAAGATTCTTAGAGATATGATTCGTTTTCCATTTCCACGTGCATCACCTTCAGCACAACTAATTATTGAACGCCCGGAAACTACTTCACGAAGGCTAAGATTTTGGCGATACTAG
- the LOC139900578 gene encoding protein PHYLLO, chloroplastic-like yields MNLNTKLPSSPSSILPFHTITLPSCKVNVIVSQVRRRFTFLRQHHHVPNFKVVRNSVQQTEFKLLETEEAELLLATCITRTLTPALTIELGLDKIKHAVEDLKLKPNCAKAGMYRFQVAVSPGSKALNWFCSQDPSLGVFPQFFVSTRDENSTNKSLSFSRTRGVFGIGAAVYVKTSYSSDSLEQTPFKRCKSIDLAHPVAYGLVGDDKSFYMFIPQIELIESDGISILVATLAWDDSSVCVYEEALNNVIYLITALASPITDVCLNKSVSAVLRKFNMAGDKHARMVYTNAILLRDNCLEHMELKHASSSCQFSLRLSDTVAISNNMLDEFRDINSSLKESSNINTLWASLMIEECYRLGLTYFCIAPGSRSSPLAVAAACHPMISCTACFDERSLAFHAVGYARGCRKPAVVITSSGTAVSNLLPAVVEAYQDFLPLLLLTADRPPELLDTGANQAINQVNHFGSFVRHYFSLPAPTDIISTRMVLTTTRRQRKDMGIKCGAMIKRPRKLGCKEDIMVEEKIGCKKMQEIGRPDGCPLVGVRGTNEGEILMIMKNSQQNDWHD; encoded by the exons ATGAATCTCAATACCAAACTACCTTCTTCCCCTTCCTCGATCCTACCATTCCACACAATTACTCTTCCGTCGTGTAAAGTCAATGTCATTGTATCCCAAGTCCGTCGCCGTTTCACATTTCTCCGGCAGCATCATCATGTCCCCAATTTCAAG GTAGTTCGTAATTCAGTTCAACAAACGGAATTTAAGCTACTGGAAACAGAGGAAGCTGAATTACTACTAGCTACCTGCATTACTCGTACATTGACTCCGGCGTTGACTATAGAATTAGGACTTGATAAAATTAAGCATGCTGTCGAGGACTTGAAGCTAAAACCTAATTGTGCTAAAGCTGGAATGTACAGATTTCag GTTGCTGTATCTCCTGGTTCGAAAGCATTAAATTGGTTTTGCAGTCAGGATCCATCGCTAGGAGTGTTTCCTCAGTTTTTTGTTTCTACTAGGGATGAGAATTCAACTAATAAGTCTTTATCGTTTAGTCGAACGCGTGGTGTGTTTGGAATTGGTGCTGCAGTTTACGTTAAAACGTCTTATTCTTCTGATTCACTTGAACAGACGCCTTTTAAAAG GTGTAAATCTATAGATTTGGCACATCCAGTGGCTTATGGCTTAGTTGGTGACGATAAATCGTTCTACATGTTTATTCCGCAG ATAGAACTAATTGAGTCGGATGGTATATCGATATTAGTCGCAACGCTAGCTTGGGATGACTCTTCGGTTTGTGTTTATGAGGAGGCTTTAAATAATGTTATCTATCTTATAACAG CCCTTGCAAGCCCCATTACAGACGTATGCCTGAATAAGTCTGTTAGTGCTGTTTTAAGAAAGTTCAACATGGCGGGGGATAAACATGCAAGAATG GTATATACAAATGCTATATTGCTGAGGGATAATTGCCTTGAGCACATGGAACTG AAACATGCTTCATCATCCTGTCAGTTCTCACTTAGACTTTCAGATACTGTCGCCATCTCCAATAACATG CTGGACGAGTTCCGAGATATAAATTCTTCTTTGAAAGAATCTTCCAATATCAATACTTTGTGGGCATCACTTATGATTGAAGAATGCTACAGACTTGGTTTAACA TACTTTTGTATAGCTCCAGGATCACGCTCGTCTCCTTTAGCTGTTGCTGCTGCTTGTCACCCTATGATAAGTTGTACCGCGTGCTTTGATGAGCGGTCACTTGCATTCCATGCTGTTGGTTACGCTAGAGGCTGTCGTAAACCAGCTGTCGTTATAACGTCATCCGGCACTGCAGTTTCAAATCTTCTACCTGCT GTAGTTGAAGCTTATCAAGATTTCTTGCCTCTTCTATTACTGACAGCAGATCGACCCCCTGAGCTGCTCGATACTGGAGCTAATCAAGCGATTAATCAG GTTAACCATTTTGGTTCATTTGTGAGGCACTACTTCAGTCTTCCTGCACCAACAGACATCATCTCGACAAGGATGGTTCTAACCACCAcaaggag ACAGAGAAAAGATATGGGAATAAAATGTGGTGCCATGATTAAAAGGCCGAGAAAATTAGGTTGTAAAGAAGACATTATGGTTGAAGAAAAAATAGGTTGCAAAAAAATGCAGGAGATTGGAAGGCCAGATGGATGTCCTTTGGTGGGAG TAAGAGGGACAAATGAAGGTGAAATCTTGATGATTATGAAGAATTCACAACAAAACGATTGGCATGATTAA
- the LOC139900579 gene encoding uncharacterized protein has translation MGVDPVFPQKRVIRRKKQFDESSRDHGVLLSTEESFKVNNFLYIVDQAIASLSTRFRQYEEYEEVFGFLFAYDKLKFIDDDDLKLCCIRLEDALKYNGKLDIDANELYEELKLLKKFLPGETMGPAGVLENVKKIDCFPNVIIAYRVLLTIPITVASAERSFSKLKLLKNYLRSTMSQERLNGLALISIENDILKSIDYKELINEFASKNARRVVLFK, from the coding sequence atgggTGTTGATCCAGTGTTTCCTCAAAAACGTGTAATTCGAAGGAAAAAACAATTTGATGAGAGCTCAAGAGATCACGGTGTTTTGTTATCTACCGAGGAGTcatttaaagttaataattttttataCATTGTTGATCAGGCAATTGCCTCTCTTAGCACAAGATTCAGACAGTACGAAGAGTATGAAGAGGTTTTTGGTTTTCTATTTGCATATGACAAGTTAAAATTCATTGATGATGACGATCTTAAGCTATGTTGCATTCGTCTTGAAGATGCTCTCAAGTATAATGGAAAATTAGATATTGATGCAAATGAACTATATGAGGAGTTAAAATTGCTTAAAAAGTTCTTGCCCGGTGAAACTATGGGACCGGCTGGTGTTTTGGAAAATGTGAAAAAGATCGATTGTTTTCCTAATGTAATAATTGCTTATCGAGTATTGTTGACTATTCCAATAACAGTAGCATCTGCAGAAAGAAGTTTTTCAAAACTGAAGTTGCTGAAAAACTACTTGCGGTCTACCATGTCACAGGAAAGACTTAATGGATTGGCTTTGATATCTATTGAGAATGATATATTGAAGAGTATTGACTATAAAGAGCTGATAAACGAATTTGCTTCTAAAAATGCTAGGAGAGTAGTTTTATTTAAATAA